The Streptococcaceae bacterium ESL0687 genome has a segment encoding these proteins:
- the pta gene encoding phosphate acetyltransferase, with protein MDLFESLKKKVYGKNIKIVFPEATDPRVLGAVNRLRAEGHIVPVLVGNKEEIAANFMDSGIINEGYEAYDPKNCGRFEEFVQALMERRKGKITEAEARELLLDENYFGIMLVYMGVADGFVSGAIHSTADTVRPALQIIKTKPGISRTSGAFLLLRGRDQERYVFSDCAININPDAQTLADIAVASAETAKLFDIDPVVGMLSFSTKGSAKSPEVDKVVEATRLAQEARPDLAIDGELQFDAAYDASVGSLKAPESKVAGKATVFVFPDLESGNIGYKVAQRLGNYEAVGPILQGLNKPVSDLSRGCSTDEVYKLALITAAQTLM; from the coding sequence ATGGATTTATTTGAATCACTTAAGAAAAAAGTTTACGGTAAAAATATCAAAATCGTCTTCCCAGAAGCTACAGATCCGAGGGTTTTGGGAGCAGTCAACAGGTTAAGAGCAGAAGGGCATATTGTTCCAGTCCTTGTTGGGAATAAGGAAGAAATTGCTGCAAACTTTATGGACAGCGGGATTATCAATGAGGGTTATGAGGCCTATGACCCTAAAAATTGTGGTCGCTTTGAGGAATTTGTCCAAGCTCTAATGGAGCGCCGTAAGGGTAAGATTACAGAGGCAGAAGCTAGGGAGCTTTTACTTGATGAGAACTACTTTGGAATCATGTTAGTTTACATGGGAGTGGCTGATGGTTTTGTTAGTGGAGCCATTCATTCAACTGCAGACACAGTGCGACCTGCCTTGCAGATTATCAAGACAAAACCTGGTATTTCAAGGACAAGTGGAGCCTTTCTACTTTTAAGGGGACGTGACCAGGAGAGGTACGTATTTAGTGATTGTGCCATCAATATAAATCCTGATGCTCAAACACTGGCTGATATTGCAGTGGCGTCTGCTGAAACTGCAAAACTTTTTGATATTGATCCAGTTGTTGGGATGCTATCATTTTCAACCAAGGGAAGTGCTAAGTCTCCTGAGGTTGATAAGGTTGTTGAAGCGACAAGGCTTGCTCAAGAGGCTCGCCCTGATCTTGCCATTGACGGAGAACTTCAGTTTGACGCAGCTTACGATGCAAGCGTTGGAAGCTTGAAGGCTCCAGAAAGCAAGGTTGCCGGTAAGGCTACGGTCTTTGTCTTTCCAGACCTTGAATCAGGAAATATTGGCTACAAGGTAGCCCAACGTCTGGGTAATTATGAAGCTGTTGGCCCTATTTTACAAGGTCTAAACAAGCCGGTATCAGATCTTTCACGTGGATGTTCAACGGATGAGGTTTATAAATTAGCTTTAATCACAGCAGCTCAGACCTTAATGTAA
- a CDS encoding CdaR family protein — MKRLKKMSYNKNFYVLVSLLFALILFFNASSIQLKNSGKNLTNMRTYSVTLQDVPIQVKYDSDKYFISGFDNLATVYLTSYNQVRLDAEKSKDTRTFTLVADLTNVTEGTMDVPIKIQELASGVNGQVDPNSVTITIEKKASKTFPVTAKVDEKLIPDGYKLVSTELDKSQVTVTSGADTLAKIDKVVAAVPSDTILSESYKDKVTLQAVDKDGKILAATIKPDTATLSVNIKKPSKQVPITGKITGTIEKPFTGFTFEIDEKNATISGDYEYLNSINQIPVSIDVSGITKEKTIEIPLTMDNVSITPTKVNVKVTPIKE; from the coding sequence ATGAAGCGACTGAAGAAAATGTCATACAATAAAAATTTCTATGTCCTTGTGAGCCTTCTTTTTGCCCTGATTTTATTTTTTAATGCAAGTTCTATTCAGTTAAAAAATAGTGGAAAAAATTTGACCAATATGAGGACCTATAGTGTAACCCTACAAGATGTTCCCATCCAGGTTAAATATGATTCTGACAAGTACTTTATAAGTGGTTTTGATAATTTAGCAACAGTATATTTGACCAGCTACAACCAGGTAAGGCTTGATGCTGAAAAATCGAAGGATACCAGAACCTTTACCTTGGTTGCTGATCTTACAAATGTTACTGAAGGAACAATGGATGTTCCCATAAAAATTCAAGAGCTTGCTAGTGGTGTAAATGGTCAAGTTGATCCAAATTCAGTCACAATAACCATCGAGAAAAAGGCATCAAAGACTTTTCCTGTGACTGCTAAGGTTGATGAAAAATTAATACCCGATGGCTATAAGCTTGTAAGTACAGAACTTGATAAAAGCCAGGTAACTGTAACCAGTGGCGCAGACACCCTTGCTAAAATTGATAAGGTTGTAGCTGCTGTACCAAGTGATACAATTTTAAGTGAAAGCTACAAGGATAAGGTTACCTTGCAGGCTGTAGATAAGGATGGAAAAATCTTAGCTGCGACCATTAAGCCTGATACAGCAACGCTTAGTGTAAATATTAAAAAGCCAAGCAAGCAGGTTCCTATAACTGGTAAGATAACAGGAACCATTGAAAAACCATTTACAGGGTTCACTTTTGAAATTGATGAAAAAAATGCTACAATATCTGGTGATTATGAATATCTGAATAGTATAAATCAAATTCCTGTTTCGATTGATGTTTCAGGTATTACTAAGGAAAAAACAATTGAAATCCCATTAACCATGGATAATGTTTCAATTACACCGACAAAAGTCAATGTTAAGGTGACACCTATAAAAGAGTAA
- the obgE gene encoding GTPase ObgE translates to MSMFLDTARVDVKGGNGGNGMVAFRREKYVPDGGPAGGDGGHGGNVIFKVNEGLRTLMDFRYNRNFRAKAGENGMNKGMHGRGSADLIVSVPQGTTVKDPETGKILADLLENGQEFVAAKGGRGGRGNIRFATPRNPAPEVAENGEPGEDRSLLLELRVLADVGLVGFPSVGKSTLLSVISNARPKIGAYHFTTLVPNIGMVRVGDGESFVVADMPGLIEGASQGIGLGTQFLRHIERTRVLLHVIDMSGMEGRDPYEDYKAINEELETYNLRLLERPQIIVANKMDMPDSEENLKEFKEKLYAEFDEFEDKPMIFPVSGITRQGLQPMLEATAELLETTPEFPVYDEADFAVEEEAYYGFNEDEPEFEITRDDDASWILSGDKLEKLFRMTNLDHDESVMKFARQLRGMGIDEALRARGARDGDIVRIGKFEFEFVD, encoded by the coding sequence ATGTCAATGTTTTTAGATACAGCAAGAGTAGATGTAAAAGGTGGAAATGGTGGTAACGGGATGGTTGCCTTCCGCCGCGAAAAATACGTACCAGATGGGGGACCTGCTGGTGGTGATGGAGGTCATGGGGGAAATGTAATCTTCAAAGTAAATGAAGGTTTAAGAACCCTTATGGACTTTAGGTACAACCGTAACTTCCGTGCCAAAGCCGGAGAAAATGGGATGAACAAGGGAATGCACGGACGCGGTTCTGCAGACCTCATCGTTTCAGTGCCTCAAGGTACAACAGTTAAGGATCCAGAAACTGGAAAAATCCTAGCCGATCTTCTTGAAAATGGCCAAGAGTTTGTAGCAGCAAAAGGTGGCCGTGGAGGACGTGGGAATATTCGTTTTGCAACCCCAAGAAACCCAGCGCCAGAAGTTGCTGAAAATGGTGAACCTGGTGAAGATCGTAGCCTTTTATTAGAGCTTCGCGTCTTAGCTGACGTAGGTCTCGTTGGTTTCCCGTCAGTTGGTAAATCAACTTTATTATCAGTTATTTCAAATGCCCGTCCAAAAATTGGTGCCTACCACTTTACAACCCTAGTACCAAATATCGGTATGGTTCGTGTTGGTGACGGAGAAAGCTTCGTTGTGGCCGACATGCCAGGACTTATTGAAGGTGCTAGCCAAGGTATCGGACTTGGAACTCAGTTCCTCCGTCACATTGAAAGAACCCGTGTTCTTCTTCATGTTATCGATATGTCTGGAATGGAAGGACGCGATCCTTACGAGGACTACAAGGCCATCAATGAAGAGCTTGAAACTTACAACCTTCGTCTGCTTGAACGTCCACAAATTATTGTGGCTAACAAGATGGATATGCCTGATTCAGAAGAAAACCTTAAGGAATTCAAGGAAAAACTTTATGCTGAGTTCGACGAGTTTGAAGACAAGCCAATGATCTTCCCGGTTTCAGGAATTACCCGTCAAGGTCTTCAACCAATGCTTGAAGCAACTGCAGAACTTCTTGAAACAACTCCAGAGTTCCCAGTTTATGACGAAGCGGACTTTGCGGTTGAAGAAGAAGCCTACTACGGATTCAATGAAGATGAGCCAGAATTTGAAATCACTCGTGATGACGATGCCTCTTGGATTCTTTCAGGTGACAAGCTTGAAAAACTATTCCGCATGACTAATCTCGATCACGACGAATCAGTTATGAAGTTTGCCCGCCAGCTTCGTGGTATGGGAATTGATGAAGCCCTTCGTGCGCGCGGAGCCCGCGACGGCGACATCGTAAGAATCGGCAAGTTTGAATTCGAATTCGTTGACTAA
- the glmM gene encoding phosphoglucosamine mutase has product MGKYFGTDGVRGEANVELTPELAFKLGRFGGYVLSQHEEETPKVYVARDTRISGQMLESALVAGLLSVGIEVYTLGVIATPGVAYLVKKEGASAGVMISASHNPALDNGIKFFGADGFKLEDDQELEIEALLDADEDKLPRPSAKGLGKLHDYSEAVRKYDEFLVKTGDGSYTGMKVALDAANGATSTSVRNVFSDLDTDFVVIGESPNGLNINDGVGSTHPENLAEKVLETGSDLGLAFDGDGDRLIAVDELGQIVDGDKIMYIVGKYLFEAGKLAQDTIVTTVMSNLGFHKALEDNKITSVVTSVGDRYVVEEMKKNAYNFGGEQSGHMIFLDYNTTGDGMLSAIQLMKVMRDTGKSLSQLAGELTIYPQKLVNIRVENSMKNKAMEVPAIAQIIAQMEEKMAGNGRILVRPSGTEPLLRVMAEAPTDEEVDYYVDTIADVVKKEIGI; this is encoded by the coding sequence ATGGGCAAGTATTTTGGGACTGACGGAGTCCGCGGAGAAGCAAATGTTGAACTAACGCCAGAATTAGCATTTAAATTAGGGCGTTTTGGGGGTTATGTCCTTAGTCAACATGAGGAAGAGACACCTAAGGTTTATGTAGCGCGTGATACTAGAATCTCTGGACAAATGCTTGAAAGCGCCCTTGTTGCTGGTCTTTTAAGTGTAGGTATTGAGGTTTATACCTTAGGAGTAATTGCAACTCCTGGTGTTGCCTATCTAGTTAAAAAGGAGGGAGCATCAGCTGGTGTTATGATTTCAGCCAGCCATAACCCAGCCCTAGACAACGGGATCAAGTTCTTTGGTGCAGACGGTTTTAAACTTGAAGATGATCAAGAACTTGAAATCGAAGCCCTACTGGATGCAGATGAGGATAAATTACCTCGTCCTTCAGCCAAGGGACTAGGGAAACTTCACGATTACAGCGAAGCAGTCCGTAAATATGACGAATTTTTAGTGAAAACGGGAGACGGTAGCTATACTGGCATGAAGGTTGCCCTTGATGCTGCAAATGGTGCCACATCAACAAGTGTTCGTAATGTCTTTTCAGACCTCGATACAGACTTTGTGGTTATTGGAGAAAGTCCAAACGGCTTAAATATCAATGACGGTGTTGGTTCAACTCATCCGGAAAACTTAGCTGAGAAAGTTCTTGAAACAGGATCAGATTTAGGACTTGCCTTTGATGGAGACGGAGATCGTTTGATTGCCGTTGATGAGCTCGGTCAGATTGTTGACGGGGACAAGATTATGTATATTGTTGGTAAATACCTATTTGAGGCAGGAAAACTTGCTCAAGATACGATTGTTACTACAGTTATGAGTAATCTTGGTTTCCACAAGGCCTTAGAGGACAATAAAATCACAAGTGTTGTTACCTCGGTTGGAGACCGTTATGTTGTTGAGGAGATGAAGAAAAATGCTTACAACTTTGGTGGTGAACAAAGCGGTCATATGATCTTCCTCGACTACAATACAACTGGAGACGGCATGCTTTCAGCCATTCAACTTATGAAAGTTATGCGTGATACTGGTAAATCTCTTAGCCAATTAGCTGGTGAGCTTACAATTTATCCACAAAAACTAGTTAATATTCGTGTTGAAAATTCTATGAAAAATAAGGCCATGGAAGTTCCAGCCATTGCTCAAATTATTGCTCAGATGGAAGAAAAAATGGCAGGTAATGGTCGTATTTTAGTTCGTCCAAGTGGAACTGAACCCCTTCTTCGTGTTATGGCTGAGGCCCCAACTGATGAAGAAGTTGATTACTATGTCGATACCATTGCAGATGTAGTTAAAAAAGAGATTGGAATTTAA
- the nifJ gene encoding pyruvate:ferredoxin (flavodoxin) oxidoreductase, with the protein MKKTMDGNMAAAHIAYAFSEISAIYPITPSSPMAEYTDEWSAKGLENLWGQPVKITEMQSEAGAAGAVHGALKAGALATTYTASQGLLLMIPSMFKIAGELLPSVIHVAARAVTTNALNIFGDHTDVMAARTTGYVMLAESSVQEVMDLSAVAHLATLEASVPFLNFFDGFRTSHELQKIDVIDYKDLKGLINQEKLDEFRNRAMNPDHPSVSGSNQNPDIHFQQRETINGYYEKTPAIVQKYMRKINELRGTDYDLVNYYGHPEATEIIVSIGSVGQTIEETVDHLNSQERKVGFLNIHLYRPFPVENFLEKLPKTATSIAVLDRTKEPGSGGEPLFLDVQNALFNYDIKVIGGRYGIGSKDTTPQQIVAVYNELQKSDSKKQFTIGIKDDVSNLSLDLGEVIDLTPESTYQAKFWGFGSDGTVGANKSAIKIIGNNTNKYVQGAFSYDSKKSGGLTVSHLRFGDTPIKSTYLIQKADFIAVHAPNYLHQYDVLKGLKKGGTFLLNTLWDDNQLDKHLPSKFKKYIAENDIKFYTLNAVDIAREVGLGRRINTAMQVAFFKLTNIMPFEEVLDILKKDAHKSYARKSMKIVESNFKAMDLAAERVHKVEVPESWKEASAPKKEQADKGENRYVFQIVNQVNAQEGDDLSVGDLVANDMTDGRIPLGAAAFEKRGVALEVPIWNNEACISCNQCSFVCPHAAIRPFLADESEMDQAPEGFITKDFKGKDGLKYRIQVSVEDCTGCGLCVEACPAKDKGALVMKPYEKVRDEAVNWAFAMTLRHKENPVKGSSVLASQFNKPLLEFSGACSGCGETPYVKLLTQMYGDRMMIANATGCSSIWGGAAPATPYTTNDQGQGPAWSNSLLEDNAEYGYGMWLASVARRDKLASQMEELLTDAPEDLALLMKDWIEHRFESDGTRQRAEKLKAALADVAQDPKFASILEAKDQFVKPSQWIIGGDGWAYDIGYGGIDHVIASGADVNLLVMDNEVYANTGGQVSKATPASAIEKFSAAGKEAAKKDLGFMAMTYGNVYVAQIASGANQMQTIKAFEEAERHNGPSIIIAYTPCISHGLKGGLGQSLKEAKEAVESGYWQLYRYNPDLEERGKNPLTLDFKKPNFDSMVDFMLKQVRFTSLKAVNPDKADELFDKTKEDARRKFLRYARMSGDAEKFLAREEKAKAKDVPADAKEEAPKARVREKRVRVVDPEAEAKKAQRRAERAAKRKQAQEEQLLKSSK; encoded by the coding sequence ATGAAAAAAACAATGGATGGGAATATGGCAGCAGCTCATATTGCCTATGCCTTTTCTGAAATATCAGCAATATATCCAATAACACCAAGTTCTCCAATGGCAGAATATACCGACGAATGGTCAGCTAAGGGCCTTGAAAACCTTTGGGGTCAGCCTGTAAAAATAACTGAGATGCAAAGTGAAGCGGGAGCTGCAGGAGCAGTCCACGGAGCCCTTAAAGCAGGAGCTCTTGCTACAACTTATACAGCCAGCCAGGGACTTCTTCTGATGATTCCAAGCATGTTTAAGATTGCAGGGGAGCTTTTACCTAGTGTAATCCACGTGGCAGCCCGTGCCGTAACAACCAATGCCCTAAATATCTTCGGGGATCATACCGACGTTATGGCAGCCAGAACTACAGGTTATGTTATGCTTGCTGAGTCAAGTGTTCAAGAGGTTATGGATCTATCAGCAGTAGCCCACCTCGCAACTCTTGAAGCAAGTGTTCCCTTTTTAAACTTCTTTGATGGTTTTAGGACCAGTCATGAGCTTCAAAAAATTGATGTTATTGACTACAAGGATTTAAAGGGTCTAATCAACCAGGAAAAACTGGATGAATTTAGAAACCGTGCCATGAATCCTGATCATCCGTCTGTTTCAGGAAGTAACCAAAACCCTGATATCCACTTCCAACAAAGGGAAACAATCAACGGTTACTATGAAAAAACACCGGCTATTGTTCAAAAGTACATGAGAAAAATCAATGAGCTCAGGGGTACAGATTACGATCTTGTGAACTATTATGGTCATCCTGAAGCTACTGAGATCATTGTTTCAATCGGAAGTGTTGGTCAAACCATTGAAGAAACAGTTGATCATCTTAACAGTCAAGAACGTAAGGTTGGTTTCTTAAATATCCACCTTTATCGACCTTTCCCAGTTGAAAACTTCCTTGAAAAACTACCAAAAACTGCTACAAGTATTGCCGTTCTTGACCGTACCAAAGAACCCGGTAGTGGCGGGGAACCTTTATTTTTAGATGTTCAAAATGCCTTATTCAATTACGATATTAAGGTGATTGGTGGCCGTTATGGTATCGGAAGTAAGGATACAACTCCTCAGCAGATTGTTGCCGTTTATAATGAACTACAAAAATCCGACAGTAAAAAACAATTTACCATTGGGATAAAAGATGATGTAAGTAATCTATCTTTAGACTTAGGTGAGGTTATTGACCTTACTCCTGAATCAACCTACCAGGCTAAATTCTGGGGCTTTGGTAGTGACGGAACAGTTGGGGCTAATAAATCAGCAATTAAAATTATTGGGAATAACACAAACAAGTATGTTCAGGGAGCCTTCTCCTATGATTCTAAAAAATCAGGTGGACTTACTGTAAGTCACCTGCGTTTTGGTGATACACCGATAAAATCAACTTATTTAATCCAAAAGGCTGATTTTATTGCTGTTCATGCACCAAACTACCTCCACCAATACGACGTCTTAAAGGGGCTTAAAAAAGGAGGAACCTTCCTTCTAAATACCCTGTGGGATGATAACCAACTTGACAAACACCTGCCAAGTAAATTTAAAAAATATATCGCAGAAAATGACATTAAATTTTATACCCTAAACGCTGTTGATATCGCCCGTGAGGTAGGTCTTGGTCGAAGGATTAATACAGCCATGCAGGTTGCCTTCTTTAAGCTAACTAACATTATGCCCTTTGAAGAAGTTTTAGACATTCTGAAAAAGGATGCCCATAAGTCTTATGCTAGAAAATCAATGAAAATTGTTGAAAGTAATTTCAAGGCCATGGACTTAGCAGCTGAAAGGGTGCATAAGGTCGAGGTTCCAGAAAGCTGGAAGGAAGCATCAGCACCTAAAAAAGAGCAAGCTGACAAGGGTGAAAACAGGTATGTTTTCCAAATTGTAAATCAGGTTAATGCCCAGGAGGGTGATGACCTATCAGTTGGTGATTTAGTAGCTAATGATATGACTGACGGACGAATTCCTCTAGGAGCTGCAGCCTTTGAAAAACGCGGGGTAGCCCTTGAAGTTCCAATCTGGAACAATGAGGCCTGCATTTCATGTAACCAATGTAGCTTTGTCTGTCCTCATGCAGCCATTAGACCGTTTTTGGCTGACGAAAGTGAGATGGATCAAGCTCCTGAAGGATTTATTACCAAGGACTTTAAAGGAAAAGACGGCCTAAAATACCGTATTCAAGTATCTGTTGAAGACTGTACAGGTTGTGGACTTTGTGTGGAAGCTTGTCCTGCTAAGGATAAGGGCGCACTTGTCATGAAGCCTTATGAAAAAGTTCGTGATGAAGCAGTTAACTGGGCCTTTGCCATGACCTTGCGCCACAAGGAAAATCCGGTCAAAGGAAGTTCAGTTTTAGCCAGCCAGTTTAACAAGCCCCTTCTTGAATTCTCAGGTGCTTGTTCAGGCTGCGGAGAAACTCCTTATGTTAAGCTTCTAACTCAGATGTATGGTGACCGAATGATGATTGCTAATGCAACAGGATGTTCATCTATCTGGGGAGGGGCTGCTCCTGCAACTCCTTATACAACAAATGATCAGGGACAAGGACCAGCTTGGTCAAACTCTCTTTTAGAAGACAATGCTGAATATGGTTACGGTATGTGGCTTGCTAGTGTGGCAAGACGTGATAAGCTTGCTAGTCAAATGGAAGAGCTCCTAACAGATGCGCCAGAAGATTTGGCCCTTCTTATGAAAGATTGGATTGAGCATAGGTTTGAATCTGATGGCACTCGTCAGCGGGCAGAAAAATTAAAGGCAGCCCTAGCTGATGTAGCTCAAGATCCTAAATTTGCAAGTATTCTTGAAGCAAAAGATCAATTTGTTAAACCAAGCCAGTGGATAATTGGTGGTGACGGTTGGGCTTACGACATTGGTTACGGGGGAATTGACCATGTTATTGCAAGTGGAGCCGATGTAAACCTTCTTGTTATGGATAATGAGGTCTATGCCAACACAGGTGGTCAGGTTTCAAAAGCGACTCCAGCCTCAGCTATTGAAAAATTCTCAGCAGCAGGTAAAGAAGCAGCCAAGAAGGACCTTGGATTTATGGCCATGACTTACGGAAATGTTTATGTAGCGCAAATTGCAAGTGGGGCCAACCAAATGCAGACCATAAAAGCCTTTGAAGAGGCTGAGCGTCACAACGGACCATCAATTATTATTGCCTATACTCCGTGTATTTCACACGGTCTAAAAGGAGGGCTAGGCCAAAGTCTTAAGGAAGCCAAAGAAGCTGTAGAGTCAGGTTACTGGCAACTTTACCGCTATAATCCAGATTTGGAAGAGCGTGGTAAAAACCCTCTAACCCTAGACTTTAAGAAACCTAATTTTGATTCAATGGTTGACTTTATGCTTAAGCAGGTCAGATTTACAAGTCTTAAGGCAGTAAATCCAGACAAGGCAGATGAACTTTTTGATAAAACAAAAGAAGATGCCCGTCGTAAGTTCTTGCGTTACGCTAGGATGTCAGGTGATGCTGAAAAATTCCTTGCCAGAGAAGAAAAAGCTAAGGCTAAAGATGTCCCAGCAGATGCTAAAGAAGAAGCACCAAAAGCTAGGGTCAGGGAAAAGCGTGTACGCGTAGTTGATCCAGAAGCAGAAGCTAAAAAGGCTCAAAGGCGTGCTGAAAGAGCTGCTAAGAGAAAGCAAGCTCAAGAAGAACAACTTCTTAAGTCCTCTAAATAA
- the ybeY gene encoding rRNA maturation RNase YbeY — protein sequence MYVEMLDETGQVSKEMQEDVVKLLGSAAQKLDLSEEKEMMITFVDNEKIREINHYYRDKDAPTDVVSLEYKPEEISFGEDFDLDGFEDFDSSELMNEFDSYIGELYISVDKAHEQAEEYGHSFEREMGFLAVHGFLHINGYDHYTPEDEKEMFGLQEEILTAHGLKR from the coding sequence ATGTACGTTGAAATGCTTGATGAAACTGGACAAGTTTCAAAAGAGATGCAAGAAGATGTTGTAAAATTACTGGGAAGTGCAGCCCAAAAACTTGATCTTTCCGAAGAAAAGGAAATGATGATAACCTTTGTTGATAATGAAAAGATTAGAGAAATTAATCATTATTACAGGGATAAGGATGCGCCAACTGATGTTGTAAGCTTAGAATATAAGCCTGAAGAAATTTCATTTGGAGAAGACTTTGATCTAGATGGATTTGAGGATTTTGACAGTTCTGAGCTTATGAATGAATTTGATTCATACATTGGAGAATTATATATTTCTGTTGACAAGGCCCATGAGCAGGCAGAAGAGTATGGGCATAGTTTTGAAAGGGAGATGGGATTCTTAGCCGTCCACGGATTTTTACACATCAACGGCTATGATCACTATACCCCTGAGGATGAAAAGGAAATGTTTGGTCTCCAAGAGGAGATTCTAACAGCCCATGGCCTCAAGAGATAA
- the cdaA gene encoding diadenylate cyclase CdaA, whose product MNEINQIFNPEFWTEIIQLNMTPWRLAMSIIDITLVTYFIYRIMRYVQGSKVITLVRGVLLFVLIRIVSEIMGLTTVTWLLNQVITYGVIAGIIIFQPEIRRALEQLGRSTNILRPYVPEEPTKNHIQAYEKALDYMAKRKIGALISIAKNQNLDEFSTTGIPLDSDISAELLINIFIPNTPLHDGAVIIEGDKITAACAYLPLTEKSTIPKSFGTRHRAAIGMSEATDALTLVVSEETGGISVTYNGEFYADISKEELDEILQKELYQKEKVPENFLEKLKLKWRKK is encoded by the coding sequence ATGAATGAAATAAATCAAATATTTAACCCAGAATTTTGGACTGAAATAATCCAGCTTAATATGACCCCGTGGAGACTGGCCATGTCGATTATTGATATTACCCTTGTCACCTACTTTATCTATCGAATTATGCGTTATGTTCAAGGAAGCAAGGTTATAACTCTTGTAAGAGGTGTGCTTCTTTTCGTCCTAATAAGAATTGTAAGTGAAATAATGGGGCTTACAACAGTAACCTGGCTACTAAACCAGGTTATTACTTACGGGGTAATTGCTGGGATCATTATCTTTCAACCGGAAATCAGAAGGGCCCTTGAGCAACTAGGTCGTTCGACAAATATTCTCAGGCCTTATGTACCTGAGGAACCTACTAAAAATCACATCCAGGCCTATGAAAAAGCCTTGGACTACATGGCTAAAAGGAAAATTGGAGCCCTCATATCCATTGCTAAAAATCAAAATCTTGATGAATTCTCAACTACGGGAATTCCTCTTGATTCTGATATTTCTGCCGAACTTTTAATCAATATTTTTATACCTAACACTCCTCTCCATGACGGAGCTGTTATTATTGAGGGCGATAAGATTACTGCTGCCTGTGCCTACTTACCTTTGACTGAAAAGAGTACCATTCCTAAATCCTTTGGGACCCGTCATAGAGCAGCCATTGGTATGAGTGAAGCGACCGATGCCCTAACCCTAGTTGTTTCTGAGGAAACAGGAGGGATAAGTGTAACCTATAATGGCGAATTTTATGCCGATATTTCAAAGGAAGAGCTTGATGAAATTCTTCAAAAGGAGCTTTACCAAAAAGAAAAGGTTCCAGAAAATTTCCTTGAAAAATTAAAGCTTAAATGGAGGAAAAAATGA
- a CDS encoding PhoH family protein, which produces MEEISYEINLNHPDEGMVLSGAHDKHLKYLEDASGVKIHYRSEKIQILGGVEDVENVAHAIEALLILVRRGMQVHTPDVITAYTMAKNDEINNFISLYEEEIIRDAQGKAIRVKNMGQKIYLEAVKNHDITFGIGPAGTGKTFLAVVLAVQALKRGHVKRIVLTRPAVEAGENLGFLPGDLQEKVDPYLRPVYDALYQILGKETTTRMMDRGTIEIAPLAYMRGRTLDDAFVILDEAQNTTIMQMKMFLTRLGFNSKMIVNGDVSQIDLPRNAKSGLIDAEHKLRKIKAIDFVYFTAKDVVRHPVVARIIEAYEEEPKGES; this is translated from the coding sequence ATGGAAGAAATCTCATATGAAATTAATCTCAACCACCCAGACGAGGGCATGGTTCTCTCTGGGGCCCATGACAAGCATTTAAAATATCTTGAGGATGCATCTGGCGTGAAGATTCACTATAGGAGTGAAAAAATCCAGATTTTAGGTGGAGTTGAAGACGTTGAAAATGTAGCCCATGCCATAGAAGCCCTTCTCATTTTAGTAAGAAGGGGTATGCAAGTTCACACTCCGGATGTTATTACGGCCTATACTATGGCTAAAAATGATGAAATAAATAATTTCATTTCCCTTTATGAGGAAGAAATTATTAGAGATGCCCAAGGTAAGGCCATCCGTGTTAAAAACATGGGTCAAAAAATTTATCTTGAGGCTGTTAAAAATCATGATATCACCTTTGGAATTGGTCCAGCTGGGACTGGTAAAACTTTTCTAGCAGTTGTTTTAGCCGTCCAGGCCCTTAAACGTGGTCATGTTAAAAGAATTGTTTTAACTAGACCTGCAGTTGAAGCCGGAGAAAATTTAGGTTTTCTTCCAGGTGATTTGCAGGAAAAAGTTGACCCATACCTGCGTCCTGTTTACGATGCCCTTTACCAAATTTTAGGTAAGGAGACGACAACTAGGATGATGGACCGCGGAACCATTGAGATTGCTCCCTTGGCCTATATGAGGGGAAGAACCTTGGATGACGCCTTTGTAATCCTTGATGAAGCGCAAAACACAACTATCATGCAGATGAAAATGTTCCTAACCCGTTTAGGATTTAATTCAAAAATGATTGTTAACGGGGATGTAAGTCAGATTGACCTCCCAAGAAATGCTAAATCAGGTTTGATTGATGCAGAGCATAAGTTAAGAAAGATTAAGGCAATTGATTTTGTCTACTTTACAGCCAAGGATGTTGTAAGACACCCTGTGGTAGCAAGAATTATCGAAGCCTATGAGGAAGAACCTAAAGGGGAATCTTAA